One genomic window of Vibrio mangrovi includes the following:
- the fes gene encoding enterochelin esterase codes for MYCNWLHQAHIGSPEWWSRLEQHGSPWITPAEDGGYWASFFWQDPQGSEQLSKIQRVWLNITGVTDHHQGKDPISLQRILQTDVWVAEIKLTPQWRGSYMFIPSMLDDDFQGNAEDMYTLRRWWQNTFVNGTEPAADKLNPARHWFGGRGHCVSPLSMPDAPPQTAWQSVDQGQESLSHSRLQTYQWHSQILGNSRDIWTLGLGQPTHTRPLAIILDGKFWTQQMPLPVALESLTQQHRLPPAVYLFIDSLDNQQRAHELPCNMQFWDAVENELLPQLSQWEACSCAAETTIIAGQSFGGLSAAFAILNKPHLATSAICQSSSFWWPNRHHDASDSFMINALQQQQFSHVPRKFFIEAGIREKLIYRANEQVVSLLKQANHQVIYRDVDGGHDALCWRGGLTDGLQAIWSGHHFLESGALSYEQI; via the coding sequence ATGTATTGCAACTGGCTTCATCAGGCTCATATCGGCTCTCCCGAATGGTGGTCGCGACTTGAACAACACGGCTCTCCCTGGATTACACCCGCAGAAGATGGCGGTTACTGGGCCAGTTTTTTCTGGCAAGACCCTCAGGGAAGTGAGCAACTTTCGAAAATTCAACGAGTCTGGCTCAATATCACTGGCGTCACTGATCATCATCAGGGAAAAGATCCGATTTCACTTCAACGTATCCTTCAAACCGATGTCTGGGTCGCAGAAATCAAACTGACACCGCAATGGCGTGGCAGCTATATGTTCATCCCCAGTATGCTGGATGATGACTTTCAGGGAAATGCTGAAGATATGTATACCCTGCGCAGATGGTGGCAAAACACCTTTGTAAACGGCACTGAACCAGCCGCTGACAAGCTGAACCCGGCCCGCCACTGGTTCGGAGGACGGGGACATTGCGTATCACCATTATCAATGCCGGATGCACCACCGCAAACAGCCTGGCAGAGTGTCGATCAGGGGCAGGAATCTTTGTCTCACAGTAGATTGCAAACATATCAATGGCATAGCCAGATATTGGGAAATAGCCGGGATATATGGACGCTCGGACTGGGTCAGCCAACACACACCAGACCGCTTGCAATCATACTGGACGGAAAATTCTGGACCCAACAAATGCCACTGCCGGTTGCGCTCGAATCCCTGACCCAACAACACCGCTTACCGCCTGCCGTTTACCTGTTTATCGATTCTCTGGACAACCAGCAACGTGCACATGAACTGCCTTGTAATATGCAATTCTGGGATGCAGTGGAAAACGAGCTGCTGCCGCAGTTGTCACAATGGGAAGCCTGCTCTTGCGCCGCAGAAACAACGATCATTGCCGGTCAGAGCTTCGGCGGACTATCTGCCGCCTTTGCAATTCTCAATAAACCACATCTTGCAACCAGTGCCATTTGCCAGTCCAGTTCTTTCTGGTGGCCAAACCGCCATCATGATGCATCTGACAGTTTCATGATCAATGCCTTGCAACAACAGCAATTCAGTCACGTTCCCCGGAAGTTTTTTATCGAGGCCGGGATCCGGGAAAAGCTGATCTATCGCGCCAATGAACAGGTTGTCTCCTTACTTAAACAGGCAAACCATCAGGTGATCTATCGTGATGTGGATGGCGGACATGATGCTTTGTGCTGGCGTGGCGGACTGACAGACGGACTACAGGCTATCTGGTCAGGTCACCATTTTCTTGAATCCGGAGCTTTATCTTATGAACAAATTTGA
- a CDS encoding non-ribosomal peptide synthetase: MNKFDSSSLVQYPLVAAQAGIWMADQLTTEANAYAVAHYVEINDALNTELFLQAIEHGLSQADTLHMIVTEKQGVPYQSFDPKKNLTPPQYLDLRTRPSPVRAALKMMEDDLSQDLRYQPDKDNCCHLLIRTGETQYFWYQRYHHLLVDGFGFATLSKYIAELYTALCHGQPLPAHSPFTSMGDVVAEYEDYQCGTKAAKDRQFWQDYLQDLPEPASLADQQLEVSQPSSTINRHQLHYSSRQLTPIYQLASQHRLNPSDLLIALVALWLGRLTNRSAFSLGMIWMRRVGSVALNACGPVINVLPFAVRSQPEMTVMELAKSLASEQKLIRRHQRYDSEQICRDAGFSVDTPLFGPVINFKMFDYHIDIAGTAGITHQLASGPVRDIEIALYLDPEQGFTLELLVNRARYKHSDITTHLNRFSLLFEAFCQSPELPLKDYPIRLDSEQKLIRQVNKTEYELPPETLKTALQNQARRTPNQTALLDENHQLNYHEVRTQVERLAGELYRQGVRRGDIVAVALPRSVHLTIALMATIEIGAAYLPLDTDYPQQRLAMMLEDATPSLLITTASLQDQFTTAQPCYLFEHLLDQSILPATEAELQSPVPDDPAYVIFTSGSTGRPKGVVISHRAIINRLRWMQYQYPLDSTDVVLQKTPCSFDVSVWEFFWSMMVGARLVMAPPQAHKDPAKLRDLIQSYRITTCHFVPSMLAAFVTDLNNPEQRQQCRSLTQVFCSGEALPTELCRQWQHLLKTPLHNLYGPTEAAVDVSYYPAFGKHLAELTGQHVPIGFPVWNTRLHILDQSLSPVPVGIAGDLYLAGTQLAQGYLNRDDLTRERFIIHPVSGERLYFTGDVARYRADGSIDYLGRSDDQLKLRGQRIELAEIDHAMRLLPGVQDAVCHACVLNQSAVVNGSDARQLVGYLITDGTTEPNLDTLRQQLADTLPAHMVPVTLVTLEQFPLSANGKLNRKALPLPQIIHEGGQRLPETPTEQQVAACFRQLLSLETVTATDDFFVLGGHSLLAMQLVARLRDDYGLHTTIGQVMTASTVEALARQIAHTQESQQTVIQAGFEPLLIFRDKPLGPKLFCIHPASGFAWQFSLLQRYLSHQWSIIGVQSPSSDGPLHQARDMDEIGAQHYQLIRRHQPHGPYYLLGYSLGGTLAHQIAARLEREEEQVAFLGLLDTYPPETQNWDRQTDEPKLDPEVLAEIDRERALFLAAQQQTGNHTVSEEQHRLFTQIEANYTDAIRLLATSYSWQFSGRATMFVATRTLAENLDVRHIWQPYVAELDAHHFDCSHVAMMTPEQFESIGPKLNELLHLSLQHDSAAYDSYRLSEMMLPGGKD, from the coding sequence ATGAACAAATTTGATTCATCTTCCCTTGTGCAATATCCGCTGGTTGCCGCTCAGGCAGGGATCTGGATGGCAGACCAGCTCACCACAGAGGCGAATGCCTATGCGGTTGCCCATTATGTAGAAATCAATGATGCACTCAACACTGAGCTTTTCCTGCAAGCGATCGAACATGGCCTCAGTCAGGCCGATACGCTTCATATGATCGTCACAGAAAAGCAAGGAGTTCCCTATCAGAGCTTTGATCCGAAAAAGAACCTGACGCCACCACAATATCTGGATCTGCGCACCCGGCCTTCGCCGGTCAGGGCAGCTCTCAAGATGATGGAAGACGATCTCAGTCAGGATCTCCGCTATCAGCCGGATAAAGACAACTGTTGCCACCTGTTAATCCGGACCGGAGAAACACAGTACTTCTGGTATCAGCGCTATCACCATCTGCTGGTGGACGGCTTTGGTTTTGCCACACTCAGCAAATACATTGCTGAACTTTATACGGCCTTATGTCATGGACAACCTCTTCCGGCACATTCACCATTCACATCCATGGGTGATGTCGTTGCAGAGTATGAAGATTACCAGTGTGGAACCAAAGCAGCCAAAGACCGGCAATTCTGGCAGGATTACCTGCAAGATCTGCCGGAACCGGCCAGTCTGGCCGATCAACAGCTGGAAGTGTCACAACCATCATCTACCATCAATCGTCATCAGCTTCACTATTCCTCCCGGCAACTGACACCGATCTATCAGCTTGCCAGTCAGCACCGGCTGAACCCAAGTGACCTGCTGATTGCACTGGTCGCTTTATGGCTGGGCCGGTTAACTAACCGTTCAGCATTCAGTCTGGGGATGATTTGGATGAGACGGGTCGGTTCCGTAGCACTGAACGCCTGTGGACCGGTGATCAATGTCCTGCCGTTCGCCGTGCGCAGTCAGCCGGAAATGACCGTGATGGAACTGGCGAAATCACTGGCATCTGAGCAGAAATTGATCCGGCGCCACCAGCGCTATGATAGTGAACAAATCTGCCGGGATGCTGGATTCAGTGTCGATACACCATTATTCGGCCCGGTCATCAACTTTAAAATGTTTGACTACCACATCGACATTGCAGGAACAGCAGGAATCACTCACCAACTGGCATCAGGCCCGGTACGCGATATTGAAATTGCACTCTACCTCGATCCGGAGCAGGGTTTCACTCTGGAATTGCTGGTTAACCGTGCCCGGTACAAACACTCAGACATAACAACCCACCTGAACCGGTTCTCGTTACTGTTTGAGGCTTTCTGTCAGTCACCGGAACTGCCTCTGAAAGATTATCCGATCCGGCTTGATTCCGAGCAGAAACTTATCCGTCAGGTGAATAAAACTGAATATGAACTTCCCCCGGAAACACTGAAAACCGCCCTGCAGAATCAGGCCCGCCGCACCCCAAATCAGACAGCTCTGCTCGATGAAAATCATCAGCTCAACTATCATGAAGTACGCACTCAGGTAGAACGCCTTGCCGGAGAACTATACCGGCAAGGTGTACGTCGCGGAGACATTGTTGCGGTTGCACTTCCCCGCTCCGTTCATCTGACAATCGCTCTGATGGCAACGATTGAAATCGGAGCTGCATATCTGCCGCTGGATACGGATTATCCACAACAGCGACTGGCGATGATGCTGGAAGATGCAACACCATCACTCCTGATCACAACTGCTTCCCTACAGGATCAATTCACTACAGCACAACCCTGTTATCTGTTCGAACACTTGCTGGATCAATCCATCCTTCCGGCAACGGAAGCTGAGTTACAGTCTCCCGTCCCTGATGATCCGGCTTATGTCATCTTTACTTCCGGTTCAACAGGACGCCCCAAAGGTGTTGTGATTTCCCATCGTGCCATCATCAACCGGCTTCGCTGGATGCAGTACCAATATCCATTGGATAGCACCGATGTGGTGTTGCAGAAAACACCGTGTAGTTTTGATGTTTCCGTCTGGGAGTTTTTCTGGTCGATGATGGTTGGAGCCCGGCTGGTGATGGCTCCGCCTCAGGCACATAAAGACCCGGCAAAATTACGGGATCTGATCCAGTCTTACCGGATCACAACCTGTCACTTTGTTCCCTCGATGCTGGCTGCGTTTGTCACCGATCTCAACAATCCGGAGCAACGTCAGCAGTGCCGGAGCTTAACTCAGGTTTTCTGTAGCGGGGAAGCCCTGCCGACCGAACTCTGCCGACAATGGCAACATCTGCTGAAGACACCGCTGCACAATCTTTACGGTCCGACCGAGGCAGCCGTCGATGTGAGTTACTACCCGGCGTTTGGGAAGCATCTGGCAGAACTGACTGGCCAGCATGTTCCGATTGGTTTTCCGGTCTGGAATACCCGCTTACATATCTTAGATCAGAGTCTTTCTCCCGTACCGGTTGGTATTGCCGGTGATCTCTACCTTGCCGGAACTCAGTTAGCACAAGGTTATCTCAACCGGGATGATCTGACCCGGGAACGGTTTATCATCCACCCGGTTTCAGGGGAAAGACTATATTTTACCGGTGATGTGGCCCGCTACCGGGCCGATGGCAGTATTGATTATCTGGGACGCAGTGATGATCAGCTCAAACTGCGTGGACAACGAATAGAGCTGGCAGAAATTGATCATGCCATGCGTCTTCTGCCCGGAGTTCAGGATGCTGTCTGTCATGCCTGTGTGCTGAATCAGTCTGCGGTAGTTAACGGTAGCGATGCCCGCCAGCTGGTTGGTTATCTCATCACCGACGGAACCACTGAACCTAATCTGGACACCTTGCGGCAGCAATTGGCGGATACATTACCTGCCCATATGGTTCCGGTTACTTTAGTTACACTGGAACAATTCCCGCTCAGTGCCAATGGAAAACTAAACCGCAAAGCGCTGCCTCTGCCACAAATCATCCATGAAGGCGGGCAACGGCTGCCGGAAACCCCGACGGAACAACAGGTCGCAGCCTGCTTCCGCCAACTGCTCAGTCTGGAAACCGTCACAGCCACAGATGACTTTTTTGTGCTCGGCGGTCACTCGTTGCTGGCAATGCAACTGGTCGCCCGTTTACGTGATGACTATGGACTGCATACAACCATTGGTCAGGTTATGACGGCTTCAACAGTCGAGGCTCTTGCCCGGCAAATTGCCCACACACAAGAATCCCAGCAAACCGTAATTCAAGCCGGGTTTGAGCCCTTACTAATCTTCCGGGACAAACCTCTGGGACCGAAGCTTTTCTGTATTCACCCGGCCTCCGGTTTTGCCTGGCAGTTTAGTCTGCTACAGCGTTACCTCAGCCACCAGTGGTCAATTATCGGTGTTCAGTCTCCGTCATCTGATGGACCTCTGCATCAGGCCCGGGACATGGATGAAATCGGTGCGCAACATTATCAGTTAATTCGCAGGCATCAGCCACACGGTCCCTATTATCTGCTTGGCTACTCACTGGGTGGCACTCTTGCCCACCAGATTGCTGCCCGTTTAGAACGTGAGGAAGAACAGGTTGCCTTTCTCGGATTACTGGACACCTATCCGCCGGAAACCCAAAACTGGGATCGGCAGACAGATGAGCCAAAGCTCGATCCGGAAGTTCTGGCAGAAATCGACCGTGAACGGGCGCTTTTTCTGGCAGCCCAGCAACAAACAGGCAATCACACAGTCAGCGAAGAGCAGCATCGTCTGTTTACTCAGATTGAGGCCAACTACACCGATGCTATCCGGCTGCTGGCGACATCCTATAGCTGGCAGTTCAGCGGGCGGGCCACGATGTTTGTTGCCACCCGGACACTTGCGGAAAATCTGGATGTCAGGCACATCTGGCAACCCTATGTTGCAGAGCTGGATGCTCACCACTTCGATTGCAGTCATGTCGCCATGATGACTCCGGAACAGTTTGAGTCCATTGGTCCTAAACTCAATGAGCTGCTTCATCTCAGCCTTCAGCACGACAGCGCTGCATATGATTCATACCGGCTCAGTGAAATGATGCTTCCCGGAGGCAAAGACTGA
- the entS gene encoding enterobactin transporter EntS: MSTRKPSFLVDTSLLTENPAYRHVFIARFISILALGMLMVALPVQIEHMTHSPFYIGLSVTLAGSGMLAGLLLGGVLADRYARKPLILFARTTCGIGFLLLAWNSTLEQPSLLIIYLLSVWDGFFGAIGVTALLAATPSIVGRDKLMQAGALTMLTVRFGSILSPVIAGLIIARWDVTGNYLLAASGTGITLLPLLRLPRLEASAVPQDQARKAHPWNEMSKGIKFVLHQPLIRSITLIGALVTMMNAVRILYPALAQHWQLSESQLGLMYAALPLGSALGALTCGRLIHVSRPGQLLLLSAVITFAAIAVFSLMSNVWLALLTLVVAGYCSGLNALVQYPLLQACTPDHLLGRMNSLWTAQNVLADALGAVALGSLGSSLSPEQGASGFGIIICIIGLFMWLNFSHIRHYQTTSPVHPPT; this comes from the coding sequence ATGAGTACTCGCAAACCTTCTTTTCTGGTGGATACATCACTGCTCACAGAGAACCCGGCTTATCGTCATGTTTTTATTGCGCGTTTCATTTCAATTCTGGCACTGGGCATGCTGATGGTTGCTCTGCCGGTCCAGATAGAACATATGACCCATTCGCCGTTCTACATCGGTTTATCAGTCACGCTGGCAGGATCAGGAATGCTGGCAGGGCTGCTGCTTGGCGGTGTTCTGGCAGACCGGTATGCCCGCAAGCCGTTAATTCTATTTGCCCGGACAACCTGTGGGATCGGCTTTTTACTACTGGCATGGAACAGCACTCTTGAACAGCCGTCTCTGCTCATCATCTATCTGCTCTCCGTCTGGGATGGCTTTTTCGGCGCAATCGGTGTTACTGCATTACTGGCGGCGACCCCATCGATTGTCGGCCGGGATAAGCTGATGCAGGCTGGAGCGCTGACCATGCTGACTGTCCGTTTTGGTTCGATTCTCTCTCCGGTGATCGCCGGATTGATCATCGCCCGGTGGGATGTGACCGGCAACTATCTGCTGGCTGCATCAGGAACCGGAATCACGCTCCTTCCCCTGCTCAGGCTTCCCCGTCTGGAAGCATCTGCCGTACCGCAAGATCAAGCCCGGAAAGCTCATCCATGGAACGAAATGAGTAAAGGGATAAAGTTTGTCTTACATCAGCCGTTGATTCGCTCGATTACTTTAATCGGAGCACTGGTCACCATGATGAATGCGGTGCGGATATTGTATCCGGCTTTAGCGCAACACTGGCAACTCAGTGAATCACAACTAGGCCTCATGTATGCAGCCCTGCCTCTCGGTTCTGCTCTGGGAGCACTGACCTGCGGTCGTCTTATCCACGTATCCAGACCCGGACAGCTGTTGCTGTTAAGTGCTGTTATTACCTTTGCTGCAATCGCCGTGTTCAGTCTGATGTCCAATGTATGGCTGGCTTTACTGACACTGGTTGTTGCCGGTTATTGCAGTGGTCTCAATGCGCTGGTCCAGTACCCGTTACTACAGGCATGCACACCGGATCATCTGCTGGGACGAATGAATAGTCTGTGGACGGCACAAAACGTACTGGCTGATGCCCTCGGTGCAGTGGCTCTGGGAAGTCTGGGATCTTCCCTGAGCCCGGAACAGGGAGCAAGCGGATTTGGTATTATCATCTGCATCATTGGCCTGTTTATGTGGCTGAATTTTTCTCATATACGCCACTATCAGACAACATCACCGGTACATCCACCAACATAA
- a CDS encoding isochorismate synthase: MTQLIAQPDIIDQFNPADDFVFLSDHQSLIARGNLFRISTPVSDGCDPTGHFQTELKRAFTHAQSAGIKHPIIVGAIPFDTRLPSALYVPQQVDWLSRQQIRIKPSSSPLSGQATQYPDKNTFEQMVRDALTAMQTRQADKIVLSRLIHVDCHTTPDRQSLFASLNEQNPSGYNFHVPLPDGDSLIGASPELLVRKHGSEFTSMPLAGSAKRAADSLADEQIGRQLMSSEKNRHEHQLVIDDIRRCLAPLSHDLDIPSTPVLSQTPILWHLATRIHGIAPPESNALTLASALHPTPALCGVPQENARQLIEAIEPFERQLFGGIVGWADEEGNGEWVIAIRCGRVSQQQISLFAGAGIVPDSDPEQEWYETGTKLSTMLNVLGLTGEGAKQ, encoded by the coding sequence ATGACTCAACTTATTGCCCAACCAGATATTATTGATCAGTTTAATCCGGCAGATGACTTTGTTTTCCTCTCAGATCACCAAAGTCTGATCGCCCGGGGAAATCTGTTCCGTATCAGCACACCAGTCAGTGATGGATGCGACCCGACAGGGCATTTCCAGACAGAACTGAAGCGTGCTTTCACACATGCTCAATCGGCGGGAATCAAACATCCGATTATCGTCGGTGCGATTCCATTTGATACACGTCTTCCAAGTGCACTTTATGTACCGCAACAGGTCGACTGGTTATCACGTCAGCAGATCCGGATAAAACCTTCTTCTTCACCTCTTTCCGGACAGGCAACGCAGTATCCCGATAAAAATACATTTGAACAAATGGTCCGTGACGCGCTTACAGCCATGCAAACCAGGCAGGCTGATAAGATCGTTTTATCCCGTCTGATTCATGTGGACTGTCATACGACTCCGGACCGACAGTCACTATTTGCCAGCCTTAATGAGCAAAATCCATCAGGCTACAACTTTCATGTTCCTCTGCCGGATGGCGATTCCCTGATCGGTGCCAGTCCGGAACTGCTAGTCCGTAAACACGGTTCGGAATTTACGTCGATGCCACTCGCAGGCTCCGCCAAACGTGCCGCCGATAGTCTGGCTGATGAACAGATTGGCCGACAATTGATGTCATCAGAGAAAAACCGCCATGAACATCAACTCGTTATCGATGACATCCGTCGCTGTCTGGCTCCGCTCAGTCATGATCTCGATATTCCATCCACACCGGTTCTGAGCCAGACGCCGATACTGTGGCATCTGGCGACCCGGATACACGGTATTGCGCCTCCGGAGAGTAATGCACTGACCCTTGCCAGTGCATTACATCCCACGCCAGCACTGTGTGGTGTTCCGCAAGAGAATGCCAGACAACTGATCGAAGCAATTGAACCATTTGAACGGCAGTTATTCGGCGGCATTGTCGGATGGGCCGATGAAGAAGGGAATGGTGAATGGGTTATTGCGATTCGCTGCGGACGTGTCAGTCAGCAACAGATATCCCTGTTTGCCGGAGCAGGTATCGTCCCTGATTCCGACCCCGAACAAGAGTGGTATGAAACAGGCACCAAACTATCAACGATGCTCAATGTTCTGGGCTTAACCGGGGAAGGAGCAAAACAGTGA
- a CDS encoding (2,3-dihydroxybenzoyl)adenylate synthase, whose amino-acid sequence MTIPFTHWPEELAAEYRQQGYWLDRHIHQMITERRHEETPAVISDEQQLSYRQLAEKSDRLAAVLQSSGYGRGDTALVQLGNVAEFYICFFALLKAGIAPLNALFSHQRSELLAYAAQIKPRILIADVSHPLFAGKQFITELRENVPQLKTVLLRGTDDPIQNLSAQIELPLPASFQPTPTAPGDVAFFQLSGGSTGTPKLIPRTHNDYEYSVRRSVEICEFTSQTRYLCALPAAHNYPLSSPGALGVFIAGGSVCLAPDPSPTSCFDRIGQHQINTVALVPPALNVWLQTLHDYPVLKDKLTSLSLLQVGGAKLSESIARRVPSELGCQLQQVFGMAEGLVNYTRLNDPAETIFTTQGRPMSEGDELWVADDSGQQLPAGQVGRLMTRGPYTFRGYYNSQEHNMTSFDSQGFYCSGDLVSLDEQGNVTVHGREKDQINRGGEKIAAEEVENLLLTHPDIIHAALVSFDDDHLGEKSCAYLVTQTPLKAVAVRRHLRQQGIADYKLPDTIHQVDSLPLTAVGKVDKRALRQQLSQTQTLSTQPQSGRLI is encoded by the coding sequence GTGACTATTCCTTTTACTCACTGGCCGGAAGAACTGGCCGCAGAATACCGCCAACAAGGATACTGGCTTGATCGTCACATCCATCAAATGATCACCGAACGCCGCCACGAAGAAACACCGGCAGTGATTAGCGATGAACAGCAGTTAAGTTACCGGCAACTGGCGGAAAAGTCAGACCGTCTGGCCGCGGTTCTGCAATCTTCGGGATATGGCCGGGGAGACACAGCACTGGTTCAGCTCGGAAATGTTGCCGAGTTTTACATCTGTTTTTTCGCACTGCTGAAAGCTGGCATTGCTCCTCTTAACGCTCTGTTCAGCCATCAGCGTAGCGAGCTGCTCGCTTACGCAGCTCAGATCAAACCACGAATTCTGATTGCCGATGTCAGTCATCCGCTGTTTGCCGGGAAACAATTCATCACAGAGCTCAGAGAGAATGTACCACAGTTGAAAACAGTCTTGCTGCGCGGCACGGATGATCCGATACAAAACCTGTCAGCACAGATAGAATTACCACTACCAGCGAGCTTTCAGCCAACCCCGACAGCCCCCGGTGACGTCGCCTTTTTCCAGCTTTCCGGAGGAAGCACCGGCACACCGAAGCTGATTCCCCGTACCCATAACGATTATGAATATAGTGTACGCCGAAGCGTTGAAATCTGTGAATTCACATCGCAGACCCGCTATCTATGCGCCTTACCTGCTGCACATAATTACCCGTTAAGTTCTCCGGGCGCACTTGGCGTATTTATCGCCGGTGGCAGTGTCTGTCTGGCTCCGGATCCCAGCCCCACCAGCTGCTTTGATCGTATCGGGCAACATCAGATCAATACGGTGGCGCTGGTTCCTCCGGCACTGAATGTCTGGTTACAGACACTGCACGATTATCCGGTACTCAAAGACAAACTGACCTCACTGTCCCTGTTACAGGTCGGCGGTGCCAAACTCAGTGAAAGCATTGCCCGCCGAGTCCCATCCGAACTTGGGTGCCAGTTGCAACAAGTCTTCGGTATGGCAGAAGGTCTGGTCAATTACACCCGCCTGAATGACCCGGCAGAAACCATTTTTACCACTCAGGGCAGACCAATGTCTGAAGGCGATGAACTCTGGGTAGCCGATGATTCTGGTCAGCAGCTACCGGCAGGACAAGTCGGCCGCCTGATGACGCGTGGCCCATATACTTTCCGGGGTTATTACAACTCGCAGGAACATAACATGACCAGCTTTGATTCTCAGGGATTTTACTGCTCGGGCGATCTCGTCAGTCTGGATGAACAGGGCAATGTTACCGTTCATGGCCGGGAAAAAGACCAAATCAACCGCGGCGGGGAAAAAATTGCAGCCGAAGAAGTTGAAAACCTGCTTCTGACGCATCCTGACATTATTCATGCAGCTCTGGTCTCATTTGATGACGACCATCTGGGAGAGAAAAGCTGTGCCTATCTGGTTACACAGACGCCACTTAAAGCAGTCGCAGTCCGGCGACATCTGCGTCAGCAGGGAATTGCCGACTATAAACTGCCGGACACGATCCATCAGGTCGACTCACTTCCACTAACCGCTGTCGGCAAAGTAGACAAACGTGCTTTACGCCAGCAACTCAGCCAAACGCAAACATTATCCACTCAACCGCAATCAGGGAGGCTCATATGA
- a CDS encoding isochorismatase family protein encodes MTIARLTDYSLPQLSELPLGKVDWKLDNSRAALLIHDMQDYFVNFWPQDSQLITQVIHNLVTIRTYCRANGIPVFYTAQPARQHDEERGLLNDMWGQGLPKAPEQKNIVAALTPEHDDVVLTKWRYSAFFRSDLAEQMADLGRDQLIIGGVYAHIGCLTTANEAFMRNIQPFMVSDALADFSRDEHLMALHYTLGRCGRVVDTQEVVTAITTAEAQSEGLPASFAALRHEILPLLDDEDADEIENDDNLIDYGLDSIHIMNLASRWNPLAPQINFMELAKTPTLHHWWQLMQKQVTTTGEAA; translated from the coding sequence ATGACTATCGCCCGTTTAACCGATTACTCGCTACCGCAACTCAGTGAATTACCACTGGGAAAAGTCGACTGGAAACTGGATAACTCCCGGGCGGCGTTGCTGATCCACGACATGCAAGACTATTTTGTCAACTTCTGGCCACAAGACAGCCAGTTGATTACTCAGGTCATCCATAACCTTGTAACCATCAGAACTTACTGTAGAGCCAATGGCATCCCGGTGTTCTATACCGCTCAGCCCGCCCGGCAGCATGATGAAGAACGAGGCTTGCTTAATGATATGTGGGGACAAGGGTTGCCCAAAGCACCGGAGCAGAAAAACATTGTTGCCGCACTAACACCAGAGCATGACGATGTCGTCCTGACCAAATGGCGTTACAGCGCTTTTTTCCGTTCAGATCTGGCAGAACAGATGGCAGACCTGGGGCGTGATCAGCTCATCATTGGCGGCGTCTATGCCCATATCGGTTGCCTGACAACAGCCAATGAAGCATTTATGCGTAATATTCAGCCTTTCATGGTCAGCGATGCGCTGGCTGACTTCAGCCGTGATGAACATCTGATGGCGCTACATTACACACTGGGACGTTGCGGCCGGGTCGTTGATACTCAGGAAGTCGTCACAGCCATCACTACAGCGGAAGCTCAATCTGAAGGTTTACCTGCAAGTTTCGCAGCATTGCGCCATGAAATCTTACCGTTACTGGATGATGAAGACGCCGATGAAATCGAAAACGATGACAATCTGATCGACTACGGACTCGACTCCATTCATATCATGAACCTTGCCAGCCGCTGGAATCCACTGGCACCGCAAATCAACTTTATGGAACTGGCGAAAACACCGACATTGCATCATTGGTGGCAGCTGATGCAAAAGCAAGTAACCACAACCGGGGAAGCCGCATGA